One genomic window of Dunckerocampus dactyliophorus isolate RoL2022-P2 chromosome 7, RoL_Ddac_1.1, whole genome shotgun sequence includes the following:
- the LOC129184801 gene encoding ataxin-1-like, translating into MKSNQERSNGCLPPKKREILALEQRPVVVAPATPPVVHPDPTPHTENLAWLASVASERCRSRDSESPRHPNSSTSSSSPPASIATSSAPLSAVPLASLPAVYPTAIPQHSGTIQFAQLGPNVQFISSGPYAGYISSHVVPANTSSVGQRSQLEGYTTTLISPNSKGEQQFHIGTTPTELAPVSLPSSPQVTNQYIHLDNRTPLTVSGTTVPPPGAHLQLHPHSAVLPQTLTLAPSQLLVQYSDGSAGKKPEVHAKGVLNGELELVKQIKAPAQMTNHQQVQSYEARHILVPAEYGQNPAGLQTSLVLVTQPNQGVDQEQSTNKISLVQTEKGGICLGKPISRSSSFSSLSSSEVVKSVTPHAVMQTTLPPEEMPVSLYSSTQAPIIGYITSANQHAVSYHAALPQHLVIPSGQSLLIPVSGANNGTEMEASRAVSSLTATTTPQISTAMPHAYLATALSKCEPIGPDGNQAPPAAAPALPALPSNPAPAVMATPSPVPAPVPVPVNAPVSTSIQASPTISSPASPVALPPFFMRGSIIQLADGELKRVEDLKTEDFIQSAEISSELKIDSSTVERIDSGQTPNAVVIQFSVGELKAQVCVEVLVEYPFFVFGQGWSSCCPDRTTQLFELSCAKLCVGDVCVSLTLRGLRNGSLQDTQALGAKLKTACLSDPCNNTDPTHQRSNTAGSKNGLLTKASGVDREQISGPASGLGLPTQMGLNPRSAEGICGGGPMPVTADVRQGSEKIDMPTLSKIQCRDPDRITVRKRRWSAPERDQNERAEGEPPLTLPSIIPQEVKISIEGHSSSGTERCLNKP; encoded by the exons ATGAAATCCAATCAGGAGCGGAGTAATGGATGCCTGCCGCCTAAAAAGCGAGAGATCCTAGCACTGGAGCAGAGGCCAGTGGTGGTAGCTCCAGCAACTCCCCCCGTGGTCCATCCTGATCCCACTCCCCACACTGAGAACCTAGCATGGCTGGCAAGTGTAGCCAGCGAACGCTGCAGGTCCAGAGACTCAGAGAGCCCAAGACATCCCAACTCGtctacttcctcttcttctcctccgGCTTCCATTGCAACATCATCTGCTCCTCTCTCTGCTGTGCCATTGGCCTCCCTACCTGCAGTCTACCCCACAGCCATTCCTCAGCACAGTGGAACCATCCAGTTCGCTCAGCTTGGACCCAATGTTCAGTTCATCAGCTCTGGGCCCTATGCTGGCTACATCTCCTCTCACGTAGTCCCCGCAAATACCAGCTCTGTGGGACAGCGCTCCCAGCTGGAGGGTTATACCACCACCCTGATATCACCTAACAGCAAAGGGGAGCAGCAGTTCCACATTGGCACCACTCCTACAGAGCTTGCACCTGTCTCACTCCCAAGCTCTCCACAAGTAACCAACCAGTACATCCATCTCGATAACAGAACACCTCTGACTGTCAGCGGAACCACCGTCCCACCACCTGGAGCCCACCTTCAGCTCCACCCTCACTCTGCCGTCCTCCCTCAAACACTCACCCTGGCTCCCTCTCAGCTGCTGGTTCAGTATTCAGATGGTTCTGCGGGAAAGAAACCTGAGGTGCATGCTAAGGGTGTGCTGAATGGCGAGCTTGAATTGGTCAAACAGATTAAAGCTCCCGCTCAGATGACAAATCATCAACAAGTCCAGAGCTATGAGGCAAGGCACATCCTTGTGCCTGCAGAGTATGGCCAGAACCCAGCCGGACTCCAGACTTCCTTGGTGCTTGTGACCCAGCCAAATCAAGGAGTTGATCAAGAACAGAGTACCAATAAGATTTCCTTAGTTCAGACCGAGAAGGGAGGTATCTGTTTGGGGAAACCCATATCGAGATCTTCCTCTTTCTCCTCCCTCTCGTCGTCAGAGGTGGTGAAGTCTGTCACCCCCCATGCAGTCATGCAAACCACTCTTCCCCCTGAAGAGATGCCAGTCAGTCTTTATTCGTCCACGCAAGCACCCATCATTGGCTATATCACCAGTGCCAACCAGCATGCAGTTAGCTACCACGCAGCACTGCCTCAGCACCTGGTCATACCCAGTGGTCAGTCCTTACTCATCCCAGTCAGTGGCGCCAACAACGGCACAGAAATGGAGGCCAGCCGTGCTGTTAGCTCTCTGACTGCTACCACAACGCCCCAGATATCCACTGCCATGCCTCATGCCTATCTCGCCACAGCCCTATCCAAATGTGAGCCAATTGGCCCAGATGGAAATCAAGCACCTCCCGCTGCAGCCCCAGCCCTCCCTGCCTTGCCCTCAAACCCAGCCCCTGCAGTGATGGCAACTCCCTCTCCAGTCCCAGCTCCGGTCCCTGTTCCTGTCAATGCTCCAGTCTCCACTTCCATCCAAGCTTCTCCCACCATATCCTCTCCCGCCTCCCCTGTGGCGCTCCCGCCCTTCTTCATGAGAGGCTCCATCATTCAGCTTGCCGATGGGGAGCTGAAGCGTGTGGAGGATCTCAAAACCGAGGACTTCATTCAGAGCGCGGAGATCAGCAGTGAGCTGAAGATCGACTCCAGCACCGTTGAGCGAATTGATAGTGGCCAGACTCCTAACGCTGTGGTCATACAGTTTTCTGTGGGGGAGCTCAAAGCCCAG gtgtgtgtggagGTTCTGGTGGAATATCCCTTCTTCGTATTTGGTCAGGGCTGGTCCTCCTGTTGTCCTGATCGGACCACGCAGCTCTTTGAGCTGTCTTGTGCTAAGCTGTGCGTGGGTGATGTCTGCGTGTCTCTGACCCTTCGTGGTCTTAGGAATGGTTCACTACAAGACACCCAAGCTTTGGGGGCCAAGCTGAAGACCGCCTGTCTGTCGGACCCCTGCAACAACACAGATCCGACACATCAGAGGTCAAACACTGCAGGCAGTAAGAACGGCCTTCTTACGAAGGCCTCTGGTGTTGACAGGGAGCAGATATCTGGACCTGCATCAGGACTGGGGCTACCTACCCAAATGGGACTAAATCCAAGATCAGCGGAGGGGATATGTGGGGGAGGTCCCATGCCGGTAACTGCAGACGTGAGACAGGGATCAGAGAAAATAGATATGCCCACGCTGTCTAAAATACAGTGCAGAGATCCAGACAGAATCACTGTCCGCAAGAGAAGATGGTCCGCTCCAGAGAGGGACCAGAATGAGAGAGCGGAGGGGGAGCCTCCGTTGACTCTGCCCTCCATCATCCCTCAGGAGGTAAAAATCAGCATCGAGGGCCACTCAAGCAGTGGCACAGAAAGATGCTTGAATAAACCGTAG